A single window of Aspergillus puulaauensis MK2 DNA, chromosome 5, nearly complete sequence DNA harbors:
- a CDS encoding uncharacterized protein (COG:S;~EggNog:ENOG410PQGR;~InterPro:IPR021858;~PFAM:PF11951;~TransMembrane:1 (o364-380i)), with amino-acid sequence MTFEFIDNSVAIDRAARRRIRTHAATGKNANKTLARSSKAVALKKDNSATLFRTPARIRNAHRSTSDGPGDAEVVEIERPVSDGVLFPIPVPARSKGLVREALFFFSGARYNPELDGALEMPDHMGSVWVRNFFLDEAYFHSSVATTILCSKNLASETTQGMYHIACTYRIIQERLMSATDATSDMTIAILVVMSQYERLQGQYERGYVHIQGLRRMIELRGGVKRFGSECCGVILKVLRADLEYALQLGSRTLFGLHGIEYLRTLRSSHSDETRPNGQFNNLETDRFLQNLLREDLWTTYERMRSVAVMLNEAGAGQRQKLGADEFHHTILLLGYSLLHISPLRSSSESDSDPAPNMSILEQAIHLGLIAFLVSFLRGLDQRISDKPLLSHRLRLAIKDLSLRGEKGQGSNAVKCVLLWTLFIGSVAVFKPSDDEWLIPTTRTAMQALDLSTWEDVRQVVAAFPWVNALHDRTGIVLCSAQKFLEIPYQSN; translated from the exons ATGACATTCGAATTCATCGACAATAGCGTCGCGATCGACCGTGCAGCGAGGCGACGCATTCGCACCCACGCAGCGACAGGCAAGAACGCCAACAAGACTCTAGCACGCTCATCCAAGGCCGTTGCTCTTAAGAAAGACAATTCTGCGACTCTGTTTCGCACACCTGCGAGAATTAGAAACGCGCATCGATCGACAAGTGACGGGCCCGGTGATGCTGAGGTGGTTGAAATTGAGAGACCGGTTAGTGATGGAGTATTGTTTCCTATACCGGTACCTGCGAGGTCAAAGGGTTTAGTCCGAGAGG ctctgttcttcttcagcggcgcTCGATACAACCCTGAGCTTGATGGCGCGTTAGAAATGCCAGACCATATGGGGTCCGTTTGGGTGCGAAATTTCTTTCTCGACGAGGCTT ACTTCCACTCTTCCGTGGCTACAACTATCCTCTGCTCCAAGAACCTCGCCAGTGAGACGACGCAAGGAATGTATCATATTGCGTGCACCTACCGGATTATCCAGGAGCGGTTGATGAGCGCCACAGATGCGACGTCTGATATGACCATTGCGATACTCGTGGTTATGTCGCAGTACGAACGGTTGCAAGGCCAGTATGAGAGAGGCTATGTTCATATTCAGGGCTTGCGCCGGATGATTGAATTGCGCGGCGGTGTTAAGCGGTTTGGTAGTGAGTGCTGTGGTGTTATCCTAAAGGTTTTGAG GGCTGATTTGGAGTACGCTTTACAACTTGGCTCAAGGACGTTATTTGGTCTTCACGGCATTGAGTATCTTCGTACTCTAAGATCCAGCCATTCTGATGAGACGAGGCCAAATGGTCAATTCAACAATTTGGAGACTGATAGATTCCTACAAAATCTCCTGCGAGAAGATCTGTGGACAACGTATGAGCGCATGCGAAGTGTCGCCGTAATGCTCAACGAAGCTGGTGCTGGACAAAGACAAAAGCTAGGTGCCGATGAGTTTCATCACACTATTCTGCTCCTCGGATATTCACTTCTGCACATAAGCCCGCTACGCAGCAGTTCTGAATCTGATTCGGATCCCGCGCCGAATATGAGTATTCTTGAACAAGCCATCCATCTTGGGCTTATTGCGTTCTTGGTCTCGTTTCTAAGGGGGTTGGATCAGCGTATATCAGATAAACCTCTGTTGTCTCATCGGCTTCGGCTCGCCATCAAGGATCTATCGTTACGTGGCGAAAAGGGCCAGGGAAGCAATGCTGTGAAATGCGTGCTTCTCTGGACGCTCTTCATCGGGTCGGTTGCTGTATTCAAACCTTCAGATGATGAGTGGCTCATACCTACAACCCGCACTGCAATGCAGGCACTCGACCTTTCCACCTGGGAAGATGTGAGGCAGGTAGTAGCTGCATTCCCATGGGTGAATGCACTGCATGACCGAACAGGCATAGTGCTGTGTTCTGCACAAAAGTTTCTCGAAATCCCGTATCAATCAAATTGA
- a CDS encoding putative short-chain dehydrogenase/reductase family protein (COG:Q;~EggNog:ENOG410PNET;~InterPro:IPR036291,IPR002347;~PFAM:PF08659,PF00106,PF13561;~TransMembrane:1 (o125-144i);~go_process: GO:0055114 - oxidation-reduction process [Evidence IEA]) — MSDEIATQPHNLPLLATEENTAGKTYIVTGANTGLGFEASKHLVNLGAKKVILAVRSVPSGEAAKKKIDEATGKATVAEVWALDLSSYESVKAFARRATTELDRIDAVIENAAVATGEQKSAEGYHIGLTVNVLSTFLLAVLLLPKLKESAEKYGILPRLSIVTSGVGFDVRQVWEMVKEDPFVRTSGLPAEQLMATYPLSKLMDTFAVRELAAQLPLDQGKVVINAICPGLCKTELVRNAPPPQKESILNLHAQFGRTAEDGSRTLLAGANLGHDSHGGYTSSCEIRNDKVPDWAKDEEAQKWQKNLWDLIVKEIDATAPGAVGKALGK, encoded by the exons ATGTCTGACGAAATCGCAACCCAGCCCCATaacctccctcttctcgcAACAGAGGAGAACACCGCGGGGAAAACATACATCGTCACAGGTGCCAATACCGGTCTCGGATTCGAAGCCTCCAAGCATCTTGTCAATCTCGGCGCAAAGAAGGTCATCCTCGCCGTACGCAGCGTCCCCTCCGGTGAGGCCGCCAAGAAGAAAATCGACGAGGCTACAGGCAAAGCCACTGTTGCGGAAGTTTGGGCCCTCGACCTGAGCAGCTACGAGTCCGTCAAGGCCTTTGCCAGGCGCGCCACTACTGAGCTTGACCGCATTGATGCTGTGATTGAGAATGCGGCTGTTGCTACAGGGGAACAGAAGTCCGCGGAAGGATACCATATTGGTCTCACGGTCAATGTGTTAAGTACATTTCTGCTGGCTGTGTTACTATTGCCGAAGTTGAAAGAGTCTGCGGAAAAGTATGGGATCCTGCCGCGCCTGTCTATTGTGACGTCGGGTGTCGGGTTCGATGTGCGCCAGGTGTGGGAAATGGTGAAAGAGGACCCATTCGTGAGAACGTCTGGGCTCCCTGCTGAGCAGTTGATGGCCAC GTACCCACTGTCCAAGCTTATGGATACCTTCGCTGTTCGCGAGCTAGCGGCGCAGCTCCCTCTTGACCAAGGAAAGGTAGTCATCAATGCTATCTGTCCTGGCCTTTGCAAGACTGAGCTTGTCCGTAATGCTCCCCCTCCGCAGAAGGAATCAATCCTCAACCTGCATGCACAGTTTGGTCGGACTGCAGAAGACGGAAGCCGCACTCTTCTCGCCGGCGCTAACTTAGGACATGACAGCCATGGAGGCTACACTTCCAGCTGTGAAATCAGAAA TGACAAAGTTCCCGACTGggcgaaggacgaggaggcgcaGAAGTGGCAGAAGAACCTGTGGGACCTCATTGTCAAGGAAATCGATGCCACCGCACCCGGTGCAGTGGGAAAGGCACTGGGGAAATAA
- a CDS encoding YagE family protein (COG:S;~EggNog:ENOG410PFZK;~InterPro:IPR003734;~PFAM:PF02582;~TransMembrane:1 (o488-511i)), whose product MASASESSPLLPQHNHAAPSNTSPRGSRPSRTVTFNPLATVSTYHDSTSADPTFKPITSGSLHGSNAPAQQRSTGLSALNSKLRRRNSHGAPGTVASSYPTSKVGPQRTTKTAQKLKLLPDPITEEELDEETSPSDVYRQIARIKEPAARSLAARLGKADRDRLPRVSAYCTANSYRLDGVFKFLKSRSKTRGANPKLFDECVYSRFDYKHEEKQKFGTDSNNVDADNTHTVERAPRERRFSDSAVEVNDQREELIDLHDHNAHQQNSNEEPVLENAPDIDTTIEAPEVFLFDYGTVVIWGMSPAQESRFLSDISKFATSILSPDDLQVENFNFYYAREYQARIYNDFISLRDPRNYMIKLAISHALSQSVKTSLFEDLVSETISNTAPLPAQIAQTGSVNLTRQQINMQVGELFILRINIHLQGSVLDSPELMWAEPQLEPVYQAVRSYLEMDQRVTLLTERLDVIADLLAVLKDQLTHRHGEYLEWIVIVLIAAEILVAAINIVVDLYAGVE is encoded by the exons ATGGCCTCAGCTAGCGAAtcctctcccctcctcccccaacaCAACCATGCTGCACCTTCCAATACGTCACCACGAGGAAGCCGGCCTTCACGTACAGTGACATTCAATCCCCTCGCTACAGTCAGTACATACCACGATTCCACCTCTGCCGACCCGACTTTCAAGCCCATAACATCCGGATCTCTCCATGGCTCAAATGCCCCTGCCCAACAAAGATCGACCGGGCTCTCCGCCCTGAACAGCAAGCTTCGCCGTCGCAACAGCCATGGAGCTCCTGGCACGGTCGCCTCGTCTTACCCTACCTCGAAAGTCGGCCCACAAAGAACAACAAAGACTGCGCAGAAATTGAAACTTTTGCCCGACCCTATAacagaggaggagcttgatgaGGAGACGTCGCCTTCGGATGTTTACAGGCAAATCGCGCGAATCAAGGAACCCGCTGCCCGCAGCCTTGCGGCAAGACTAGGAAAAGCTGATCGAGACCGATTACCTCGAGTATCGGCGTACTGCACGGCCAATTCATATCGTTTAGATGGCGTGTTCAAGTTCTTGAAGTCTCGGTCCAAAACCCGCGGTGCCAATCCAAAACTATTTGACGAATGCGTCTATTCGCGATTCGACTACAAACACGAGGAGAAACAGAAATTTGGGACGGACTCGAATAATGTTGATGCGGACAATACTCATACTGTCGAGCGAGCACCTAGGGAACGCAGGTTCTCCGACAGCGCGGTAGAAGTAAATGACCAAAGAGAGGAGCTTATTGATCTACATGATCACAATGCCCACCAACAAAATTCGAATGAAGAACCTGTGCTTGAGAATGCTCCGGATATTGACACCACTATTGAAGCCCCAGAAGTGTTTCTTTTTGATTATGGTACCGTCGTCATATGGGGCATGTCACCAGCCCAAGAGTCTCGATTTTTATCGGATATATCAAAATTCGCAACCTCAATTCTCAGCCCGGACGACCTTCAGGTCGAGAATTTCAACTTCTATTATGCCCGTGAATACCAAGCCCGGATATACAATGATTTTATTTCTCTGCGTGATCCCCGGAATTATATGATAAAACTCGCCATTTCACACGCTTTATCTCAGTCCGTGAAGACGTCCCTTTTTGAAGACCTCGTTTCTGAAACTATATCGAACACCGCACCATTACCGGCTCAGATTGCGCAGACGGGAAGCGTCAACCTCACAAGACAACAGATCAATATGCAAGTCGGAGAGCTATTCATCCTTCGTATAAACATCCACCTGCAGGGTTCAGTGTTGGATAGTCCGGAGTTGATGTGGGCAGAACCCCAATTAGAGCCCGTATACCAAGCTGTCCGAAGCTATTTGGAGATGGACCAGCGCGTGACTCTTTTGACCGAACGATTAGATGTAATAGCGGATCTTCTTGCAGTGCTGAAAGATCAATTAACTCACCGTCATGGTGAGTATCTCGAGTGGATAG TCATCGTTCTTATTGCCGCAGAGATTCTTGTGGCCGCCATCAACATTGTTGTGGATTTGTACGCTGGTGTTGAATAG
- a CDS encoding uncharacterized protein (COG:S;~EggNog:ENOG410PTFH;~InterPro:IPR013268;~PFAM:PF08297;~go_function: GO:0030515 - snoRNA binding [Evidence IEA];~go_process: GO:0006364 - rRNA processing [Evidence IEA]) — protein sequence MLSQLVTAAKGILFAEQNTNNSSNIATPEPENTTTATNSKMVTTRRSAAHVAIPTEDAGLNGSLEPNGKRKSDNATSETPEAKGSKRRKRSSIQVVEQEVTHDKEDAKEEAAPKKHFRFDSEEPVLPEPTEAEEPIDVQQQNQDEESSDDEAPETVDNSAQLSKIKSEARKQEKTRQIGEQVKREKRRQLDEARKRQAKASSKRKENPAFQAAPGSGTSVDDVVSESSETLQGSYTQDSRRPTLPALLPDDILNAVPEVRPPTPPPETQALSQKKPTKLRFLEKKEKAPKDVRMGDVAIRVLDGGGSQKQPSTAPPPKASKTGRNAKEAWLKQARSTGHVNGMRMASSGSKGFVRK from the exons ATGTTGTCGCAGCTTGTCACAGCGGCAAAAGGCATATTGTTTGCTGAGCAAAATACAAATAACAGCTCTAACATTGCGACACCGGAACCGGAAAACACCACGACCGCGACAAATTCGAAGATGGTTACCACTCGCCGATCAGCAGCCCATGTTGCTATTCCGACAGAAGATGCTGGACTGAACGGATCCTTAGAGCCAAATGGGAAGCGCAAGTCTGATAATGCCACATCAGAGACGCCGGAAGCAAAAGGCAGCAaacggagaaagaggagcaGTATACAAGTCGTGGAGCAAGAAGTAACGCATGATAAGGAAGATGCGAAGGAAGAGGCAGCGCCAAAAAAGCACTTTCGGTTTGACAGCGAAGAACCCGTACTGCCAGAACCTacagaggcagaggagccGATAGAcgtgcagcagcagaatcaAGACGAGGAGAGCAGCGACGATGAAGCCCCGGAGACCGTGGATAACTCTGCGCAATTATCTAAAATCAAATCAGAGGCCAGGAAGCAGGAAAAGACGCGGCAAAT AGGGGAGCAAGTAAAACGAGAAAAGAGGCGACAATTGGACGAGGCGCGCAAACGACAAGCTAAAGCTTCAAGTaaacgaaaagaaaaccCTGCTTTTCAAGCCGCTCCAGGATCTGGTACCTCAGTCGACGATGTTGTGTCTGAAAGTTCAGAAACTCTGCAAGGATCCTATACACAAGATTCCCGACGCCCAACGCTTCCCGCTCTCCTCCCAGATGACATCCTAAATGCAGTTCCTGAGGTCCGACCGCCAACGCCTCCCCCGGAAACACAAGCTCTTTCCCAGAAAAAACCAACAAAACTCAGGTTTctcgaaaagaaggagaaagctccAAAGGATGTGAGAATGGGCGATGTGGCTATCCGAGTGCTAGACGGTGGTGGTTCACAAAAACAACCAAgcacagctcctcctccgaaaGCCTCGAAGACTGGACGCAATGCGAAGGAAGCATGGTTGAAACAGGCACGCAGTACTGGACATGTTAACGGCATGAGGATGGCCAGCAGCGGCTCAAAGGGCTTTGTGCGCAAATAA
- a CDS encoding CTD kinase subunit gamma (COG:S;~EggNog:ENOG410PMAC;~InterPro:IPR024638,IPR024637,IPR042326,IPR006569, IPR008942;~PFAM:PF04818,PF12350,PF12243;~go_component: GO:0070692 - CTDK-1 complex [Evidence IEA];~go_process: GO:0032786 - positive regulation of DNA-templated transcription, elongation [Evidence IEA]) → MMADPFEVRMRFTAQLQHLNASVTSSQKAAHYALKYRDMDEDLHSCILEQLERNNMNNRANILYFIEHFCEMATKENHLQYVRMIQRDIFRVVDSVAPADGSGAANVKHVRRVLNGLQNKEVLSAETVAEFDAALKERETHPAHLDLEAEEEEEAGSKSKAGTPRGSRANGIRVDKRQIEQRIEEDRERNKRLRESMWTVRGDDTDEHRKFWDETSDIGEDDFTAAHEELMERNEMVSAV, encoded by the exons ATGATGGCAGACCCATTTGAAGTGCGCATGCGCTTTACAGCGCAACTGCAGCACTTAAATGCATCTGTCACCTCATCGCAGAAAGCCGCACATTATGCGCTCAAATACCGCGATATGGACGAAGATCTACACTCTTGTATTCTAGAGCAACTTGAAAGA AATAATATGAACAACAGAGCCAACATCTTATACTTCATCGAACACTTCTGCGAAATGGCTACCAAGGAAAACCACCTCCAGTACGTCCGCATGATCCAACGAGACATATTCCGTGTCGTGGACTCTGTTGCACCAGCAGACGGGTCGGGTGCTGCGAATGTAAAGCACGTTCGTCGAGTCCTCAATGGTCTTCAGAACAAAGAGGTACTCTCTGCTGAAACGGTAGCCGAGTTCGACGCAGCTCTAAAAGAGCGAGAAACGCACCCGGCGCACCTTGActtggaggctgaggaggaagaggaagctggtTCGAAGTCGAAGGCTGGAACTCCGCGCGGCTCCAGGGCCAACGGCATTCGTGTGGACAAAAGACAGATCGAGCAACGGATCGAGGAAGATCGCGAGCGCAACAAACGGCTACGAGAGAGTATGTGGACTGTCCGAGGAGATGATACTGATGAACACCGAAAGTTCTGGGATGAAACCAGCGACATTGGCGAAGATGATTTTACAGCTGCGCATGAGGAACTGATGGAACGAAACGAAATGGTTAGCGCTGtttaa